ATCGTCCTCCACACCTATTACAGGTACAGAAAAAGAAGGTGGTGACTTGAACACTGGTGTCTTGAGCAAGgagctaaaaaagaaaaaaaaaaaaaaacataatatttaaatgtaaagataaatatatagtcatatgtaaatgtttgaacATGCCCTATCAAACTAGTTGACGTCCTCtatagaaaacacatttaaaaatggcatgacatttttggttctttttatttgccgagtttaacatattataaAATCTTTTGATCACATTTTATGCTGATTATTTTTCACCAATAttgtaaattcagcaaattaacagtaactgtacattaacatgtgcagaagtgtgttctctgtagtggatgttttcacttatttttcactTACTTTTACAAAGTAAAAATTGGCACAATACCATTTGACTGgtgtgctcaaacttttgacttTTACAGCTGTATTGAAACAAACGAACAAAAACATTGCTTCTCTGACTTGAGTCACATTAAAAAGCTTATTACTCCATTTTACTCCAATTGATATATCTTGACATTTGGACTGTCACATTTATACAATTTtatatcatgaaatttttaaaGATATTACGTTATGGGATTTAGGTTAACATTAATGATGTGTAATAAAGCTTCCTGCATTAAGAACATCTTACACCATGTCAGCTTGTTTTGCTTGGACTTTGTTTTCTTCCcttaaaattacataaaaagaGAACTTTTGCATAAATAGCCAGACTGAAACCACATTTACAGAagagaaaatgattttttttttttcatttttatggatTTGGAACTGTTCTTTCAAAACGCAGAAAGTGACATTTACAGGGACAATTCACTGTAAAGTTTAGAGGTCACATTTATCAACCACGCATAAACTGTGCATATGCTCCCACAAataatttgttattttcttCCCATGCGTGAGACGGATTTAGAACTTCTACCCTGCTGGTAAGAATAACAATCGCAAGTAAACCAATTTTGAGATGCACAAACTCCCAATAATTATGAGCTATTTCAGCATAACTGGTGACTGCTGTGATCAtacactgaaagaaaaacagtttaacCTAAAGATGTACTTTATGCAGCAACAACCAGTCAAATAAATACTTTGCCTCAAACACCACAAAGTACATTAATACTTCTGATGAAAACAATCAATATCTTTTATCAGTCCAAAtctcacacacattttcaatcaaCTTCTGTCCCATTTCACAATTCAGTGTATAGATGAGGTGAAAACTGGTGACATAGATGGCAGCTGATGTAGGTGTAGAGTAAAGGTGCagtaaaatgatgtaaatctaAATCATAGATCTAAAGATTTACTCTGATGATACAGAGCCCAGTACTGGCTCTGGACATCTGCCCACATACCCTCTCAGGTATGTTAAACTTGGGTCGGAGCTGAACTGTGCAGGGTGGTGGATCACAAGGAGCAAGACTGGGCACCCCATCCTCCAGtcttttgaaaatgtgcataaaaaaaGTCTGGATGAAAAAACTAGCCATTATAAGAAAAATGTCTACATATAGCAAAAAGAAGTCTTTACAAGAAGTTGGTTTATCgataaatatgaaatgtgagaaaaaaaaacaaaatgatagAAACAACTAACGCGATATAGTGGGAACACAAGTCACGTTTGGCACAATGTTGTATCATGATTGTCAGTCCCAGTGCTGTTCACAGGGTGGGTAACCATAAAGTGAGACTTCAGCCCTCATTAAATGGTCCACTGGCCACTCTGCTCCATTCAGGGTCTCTAAACTGTTAGAGATAGTCATATACAGCTGACAGAGGACTTTCAAAACCTACAGATATAGTTAAGAATAATTCAAATCTCTCCTCCTTTATGAGACTTTATAAGTGGCACATGAACAGGTGTATGCCATGgcataaactttcattgttatgcagacgatacgcaactgtacatatcagccaagcctgatgacaaatacaggttaaagaaaatggaggactgtgtaaaagacttgaaaggctggatgtcacgtaacttcctcctactaaacagtaacaaaacagaggttctccttctgggtccaaaattagcaagaaataaactagcagatttcattttaattctcgctgactttccagccacacctggctgagcagcaaaaaatcttggcgttataatagattcagatttatcatttgatcaacacatagacagcttttctacatcttcgcaacattgccaagataagaaatgccctgtccctgcgtgatgtgGAAACACTAGTATAcgcttttattacttctaggctagactactgcaacgcactactgtcaggatgtacaagcaggaatttaaacaaactccaactcgtccaaaacgccgcagccagggtcctcactaaaactagaaaatttgatcatattagtccagtgctatcatcacttcattggcttcCTATTAAATTCCatatgattataaaatccttttattgacttataaagccctacatggtcttgctccagAGTCcttacaagaccttgtttctcattatgagaacctgccaccacctgccttggactagctgcccaccccaCACTGACTCCTAGCTactcctaataccaatattactgccaTTAATACTATTATACTATCAAATAATCATTACACTTTTGTGTTAACATAGCTCTGATCCAGTGTCACTATTAggcacaaaaaagagaaaatcatttGTGCAACTTTAGCCCTGTAATGTAAACATAGCTACCCACCACTCCTCCGACAATAACCACACTCATGGAGGTGCGTGAGGTGAGCGAGGCAAGGTTGGCAGCCATAGACATCATGAGTTCCTCTTGGGTCATCACAGCCTGGCACTGGCCCTGAGTGACTGGGGCTCTGGGGGGTGCAGCCTGGGCCACAGCTCCACCTGTTGGTGTGGTGGCTGAGAGCTGAAAGAAACAAACGACATCACATATATATGAGCGTTTGGCTCTGGAAAGAAAAGAGACTAAAAATGATTTCTTACATGGGAGTTTACCTGCAGGTTCTGGTCTATCAGCATCAGGGCCCGCCTGGCATTAGCTGGTCCGAGGAAGCGGCTGACCAAGGCAGTCCAGCCCAAAGAGAACTGAAACTCTATGTTCTCTTGGAAATCAGCACAGAGTGTGGCACAGTTCAGGTCATAGCTGAGGTCAAACTTCCTGTAGGGGATCAGCATGTGGATCTGGCTTTGAACAGTAGGGGGCAGCAGAGGCTGCAAACACTCTGTAATGACAGAGGACAAGACAAGATCATTAAAGAATGTTGACCTATAGCGAGCACTCTTGACTTTTGTAATGATAACTTGCAGGCATATAGGTAAACATAACACAGTTACATAAATGAAAGCCATGTGATCATAGTCATTCACAGCGCAGCTCACTGTTGGTCAGTTTTCCAAATATTAAGGCTAGTCATGGACAAAATCTCAGTAGAGATCTAATgcaataattttaaataaagtcTAGGAACCCAACTACTCCAGTAAAAATAATAACGGTTTATAATTTAATCACAATAGATTTTTAACCAGACTTTCGATAGGATAAGCACAGGTACCCACCAATCATATCTTTCTGAGAGGACTGCACAGAAGCATTGACTGCGTCAGAGCAGCGGAATGCCAGATTCTTCCCCATGCCTTTCTCCACATGATTGAGTAGTTCCTGAGAAAGAGGTATCCTTTCTAACATTCAGCAATTCATTCTCAAAAATAAATtcagacattttttttctgttgagtCATTCGTCACAATTAACTGACAAAGCCACAAAGAGCTCAAATACATCACATTCTGAAACCTGAAAACCAATACAAAACATGCAATGCACAGGTTTCAAGCCTGTTCTTCTAGAAGCATGTGAAAGCAGATCAACTCACTGATTTGTAGATTTTCAGCACATGGGGAGACGGGTGGAAGTCTGTATGAAACTCCTCTATGAGCACAGAGAGTCGACAGATCTCCTCTGCCATGGCATTAGACACCTtgcataaacacatacacacaaagtaCAAGGTAAGCACTGCAACAGTGGATCCAAAGTCTATGAAGCCTATTCTCTTGTGTGCAGAGTGAGTGACTTAACCACTATGCTATTCAGTAATttgcaaatacaaaaatacagctCAAAAACTACTCTAACTACTAAACCATTAAAAATGACTTGATACATGAGGTTTTCTCGCTCCCAGTACTGTGTGTTAAATGTGTGAGGCAGCTATTGTCACAACAAACATGCACCACCATAAGGATATTTGTTACACACATTTCATTAATTTTTGTAAGGCTATATGTTGCTGTCATTAAAAATCTCtcatttgtctatttttattttttacataatttgaacagCAGCTGTACATTACATTGTGTTGAGATtgagttttgatatttatacttttttagtttttttgcacAACAGTGAATGGTGAGACACACTATTTTCATTATAATTTATCAGCTCTTCCATATCACAATATTCAACAACTCTCGGTTAGATTAGCATTTGATCTCTATATGATATAGCCCTAGAATAGTCTATGAGTTGACTTCTCACTGATCGAAGTCAAGTTCCTCCAAAGCTGTACTTTACAGCTTCTGCAAGTAAATCAGACAAAGGGTCATGTACCTGTTTCTCCACCTGCTCTGTAACAATCTTAATTTTCTTCTTGATGTCCTCGATGAGTAGATTGAGCTGATTGCGAACAAATTCCAATCGGTCCATCAGatactctctctcctccagaGAGGCCACCCTGACAAAGGACACACACAAGAGATCAGCGAGTTGATACAGTACACAATGCAATACTGTAACTTTTAATACTTTCAGTTCTTTATTTCAACAGGCTAACACTATGCTGATGCTACACTGTGTCTATAGGCAAATCAAGCTGTGCATGGTAATTTCACTCAGATGGGCAACATATCTAACAGTAACATACAGTATGTAAACTTAAAACAATCAACATAATGCAGTCCATgacaaatgctgtttttttcctgtataCACATATAGAGTAAATAAGATTTAACAGCTAAAagcattattttttcttttaaaaacctAATTATCTgcttttaattgaagcacttcaaataaaatgatcatcTAAAAGCAGGCAATTTCAGGACAgctttgttacaggattggatgAGATTGACTCTTCTTTCACTCCAAAATTCAATCCAGCATTCAATATCGATGTCCCATTTCTAAATACAACACTTATTAACTTCTGGTATCATGAGAGCCCTACGCCTTAAtaaaacccaaagaaaacaaatctaGAGAGTGAACCCACCTCTTTTCAGCAGCGGCGATGTGGATTTGATCCATGATGCCTTTGACACTCTCAGTAATCTGCTTTGCCCTGATTGTGTGCTGCTCAAACTTTGTTTTCACTGCTGATTGCGAGATACACTCCTGCGAGGCCACACACACGTTACTGAGATGAGAGGCACTCAAAGTAGTGAAGATACCAGCCTGCTACTGCAACTCAAAACAGAACTGAGGGAGAGGAAGATGAGGAAGGCCAGCAGCAAGTCTGTATCATCACAGTAGCCCCAGATTTCATCTCACAGTAACATATGTGAGCAAATCAATTATAAAAGCGAAAACATTCAAATCAAgtcaaagagaaataaaaatcacatggGTTATCGGGATGTATTAGAACGATAGTTCAGCGATTAAATCTAATTTTCACAATgtactccaaatgtagtcaattaaTCGGGATGTTTGGTGTATTAAGTAAGCTTCTATAGATAGCCAACATCtaatcagttcagttcagaatcTTTTATTAGTCCCAAAAAGGGCAATTCATTTGCAGCCTTCTCGATCATACATGTgactgtacatatatacacacacatacacatacataataataaatcaaaaatgaaatgagaCTAAATACTCACAAATTAGTCAAACTACATCCTTAAATAACTAAACACATTCCTCAAATTGTGTCAAAttgttggaaaaaataaaagtgcaaaatgcaaaacaaagacaacagacaccaaacatgtcttggctgattgactacactTGGCCATAAAAGGAAAGTTGAGTAAATTAgctttttcactgaactatcaCTGAtctcaataataaataataaataatctcaaacagaaTCATACTGCATTTCTGAATATCACCAGTgatgaaaaacataaaacttcAAAAATCATACAATATAGAGCAACATAAACACAAAAGGTATAAAGTATTGAAGAACAAAGGTGAAACAGAACTGTAAACGTGAACTCAGGAGACATGTGCCCTCGCCTAAGCAAATCTAGACTTCAGCAATGAACACACAGATTGACGGTAAAGTGCACGCTGAATGGCTTGCTGAGGGTGCTGGCTGGTTTGGATCTGGCttggtggggggaggggggagactGGCAGAGCGATTAGGCTATGTTTCATGACAGACCCAAAAGGGCCTTGGTGTAAATCCAGTGGGTCAATTTCTCAAATGCTTTGCACCATAAAAGCTGTTCCTGGATAAATAGCTTTTATCCAGGACATAAAAAGGACATAAGCAATGAATATCTTACTAATGTGCTCCACCCTGCACCTGCCCTCAACTGGACTGACTAGTACCAGGGTATGGAACTGAAGGCTGTAATCCAGCCcaattcagtgttttcttgCTTTAACAATCCAACTGACCCTTGCAATTAACAAATGAACTGAATCACAACTAGCAAACTGCACTGGAATCTGACCCACCAGAACCAGAGTTCCCCAATCCTAGACTAGCAACAAACATACCAATTGCAATACATTTTAGCCAGATGACACAGCAAAATGTCTTAAAACCCCAGTATGCAAAATATAAGTGTCCTGAGAACTCAgaaagtgtaaataagttataCTGTAAACATGTGGTGCAGTGTAAACAGGACTTGTTTAAGAATCACCAGTATCTGATCATGTATAATCCCAAGCCTTGAGAAAGCTCTGTAGATGGTCATCACGTCATTTTCTTACCGTATTTTAACCTCAGGATTCAGGTAGGTCATTAACTTCTCTTTGGATTATCTAAATATCTAATGATAATCTTTGAATAAAAATCTACTGTAGTTTCTGCTAATCTAGTTTCAAAAGTTGTTTTTTGAGGTTGAGGTTTTTTTCTACTTTGTGGAAgaaattattttcctttttaggATTTTTATGGAGTTTTTCTTCCCTAATTTAGTCATGGCCAATTTTTCACCCACTTTCTGTCTCCCCCAGTCAGACGTTGCAACCAAACTGGTGGGGTGATGACAAGCATGTGTTTCCTCTGAGACACAAGGATTTAACTGTTGCTACAGCAATGTTATAGGACAGCTCAACAGGTTTGGAGGaaaacactaactgccaattctgttaccTCAGCTTCCAACTGAACTTAATAACAGTAGTGTTTAAATACAGTATGGTTTAAACATGTGATTGATAGGCTACGCTAAAATTTAGATTTAACAATGCTAGCTAGCACAGACATATCACTTACTGCTAGCTACAGCCTTGTTTCCTTGCTCCAATACATTCACTTAAACTCATGAAGCATTCTGGCCCAATAAACGCTTCTCGTTTAAAAGACCACTCTGGTAGTCTCTTGCACTTGCCTCAAATGTTCTCTCAAAACTCTGGAACTCCTTCAGTCTGTCCTGGAAGCCTTCTGCTAAAGCTCCTCCTGAAACCAAGCAACACAGCTTCAGAACAAGAGagatatgaaaataaaatgcagccATGCCTGACTTGGGTCAGTTCAGGGTGCACAAGGCAATAATGCCAGGCTTGATTacttaaacacattaaaatgcatttccaACAGAGACCTGTTATTAGCAAAGCTCCTGGTCTGACAGGCAGAAAAACATGCCAAATGAGACACAGGTACTTTGTAGCTCTTTCTAAGCTCGGAAAGCGTGCATGCTCTCTGTGGCATGCTGGCATTGGGATGGCCAGTGCCTGGTGAACCCTGCGGTGACCTCTTGCTTACCAGTCTCTGGCATACCCTGCGCCCGCTGCATTCTAGAGTTCAGCACTTCTTTGGCGGACACAAAGAAGATGTGGTTGGGCGCCTGCTCTTTGTCCACCACCTTCAACTCCTCCACCAGGAAGTTCACGCAGCGGTCCATGTGCTGCTTCCGCACCTGATGTGGTGGGCAGGGGTAAAATCAGCCTCGAAAACTGTGGCTAACTGCTAGTAACAGGCATAATTTAAATATAGAAATTTCCATTCCTATTGTTAGAGctgtgtagtgggtaacacctctgccttctacgctgtaggttggggttcaatcccctgcctggataagcaccctacactataccaataagagtccttgggcaagactcctaacaccactttCTCCCACCcttgtaaaaatgatcaaattgtaagtcccTCTGGATAAGCGCGTCTGCCAAATATCGTAAACATAAGTGCTTTGACCAGAGGGTGGCTGAGAAACTGCAAATAATGAGCTGCAAACTCGGAAAACACCTTCATCAAAATGATAACATGGGTGCTGCATTTTCCAAATGCACTGCAATTACAGAAAAGAGATGCAActtcagaaaaactaaaaagacagtcacaacacaacagaGATGTTGCTAGAGGACACACAAAGAGGATGGAGACATTCAGACCTTTAAATTCTATGCAGCAATAACATTCACTGGTAAATGCAAGTTAACTTTTCTTTGACCAGATTATTACTATCACTATATCGTAATGGGAATTAGCTGTGGAGTCTAACTGTAACAGTTAAACTAGTCATACCAGAGAACTACCACAGCAAAGCTATAACATGTCAGAGAACTAGCCATCCAGGATAACCATGAACTTGGGCCACGAGTGTCCAAGTGTCCACAGCCTTATCTTCTTCCGTCAGTGATTTTCTCTCAGATATTCCATCCCCTTTGAATTTTCTAGAAACATTTCCACTGTAGTGTGACTGGCTTTGCCACGTTTCTGAAGTTGCTGGTTTTCAGCACTTGCAGTGCATTTGAGAAATGTAGTTCAGGTTTAGTCATTttgattaaagtgttttttttttgtttatgagTTTGCAACATTTAATTGTAAATAGGGTCTTGTCATCCACCATACAGGACCCCTTGGAGGGTTGTGAGAGAGGTGCTTCAAAACACATGACTACCTTATCAGTCACAGAGAAAACTATTTTGATAAGTGCGCACAAGCACTGCTGAATAGTTCCACCTACAGGACACGAAAGACAGGCTAATGAAACATCATAGTGCATGACAGACACTCACGTCCTCCATGTATTCGGGTTCAGAGGCAGATGCATCCCAGCGATTGTTGAGAATGAAAATGTTAGGCTTTGAAAGGCGTTCGTTTACTTTGTGGAAGAAATGCTTCTCcttaaagggggaaaaaaagaagagaaggtcAGAAAGGTTAAGCTTGGCAGAGACAGGAGTATGATGACAACAAAGCCTCCCTCCCCAACAGCCAACAAAACTACATAAAGAGACAACGTGAGGGAGAGACACCCGTACCTGCTCTTATCTGAGCAGAAGTGGCTGTAGGTCAAAACTATAGTACAAACTGAAAGAGCATTCAACCATTAGACAGAATAGCTCCTGCCAGATAACACATACACAGAAAGATCTGACTGAAAGTGTTAAACCAAACAAGAACTGAGCAATATTTATCTCACATATGCAAATTAATTCTTGGGCTCACCCAACTGACCATCTAAGAGTGTATTAGCCTGAACGCCCTTCAGCCTGCTGGCATGTGGATTGACCTCTCATTTGCAAAacgtaataataatattaataataggaATAATACGAGAATTACTATGCACTGTTGATTTGCAGTAATCCAGAAGACTCAGTCATCATAGGTGTCAGTCATTCCAGACACAGTATGAGACATAACAGAAGAAGCATAGGacgttttgcttttgttttcaaatcggaaaacttatttttccacTTCCGGTTTTCCACCTTTTGACAATGATAAGTCAGCTTAACTAATGAAGTATTCTATTAATTAATTCGGTGAATAAGTATATAGAGCTTTTTTTGAATTCACACAATTAAAATAGACTTAATGGAACAATAACATACTATGTCTTACAAAGATTCCAAAACAACAAGAAGCCTTAAAATACGCATCATCAGGTGTaggaaaattaaaaatatgcattttcaggGTATCGAAAAATATCACAAAGTTCAACTGAAGTGAAGTCTACACTGTACTCTATAAAGTACAGTGAGATGGATCAATGATTGTACATAGCATGACATCACTAAATCAGCTAAGGTGAACAGACACACGGGCCCACATATGTACGTATACATACTTACATATATGCATGTATGAACCaaaaaactacataaacagAGGTGAGGGAGAGACACCTATGCCTCCTCTTATCAGAGCAAAAGCAGCTAAAGGTCAAAACTACAGCACAAACTGAGCAGCTCCTGCCAGATAACACATTCAAAGACAGATCTGACTGAAAGAGTAAAATCAACCAAGAACCAAACAATATTTATCTCGTGTACAATGTGGACTGTTGGGTTCCCTCAACTGACCATCTTAGAGTGTATTAGCATGAACTACCTTCAGCCTGTTGGAATGTGGAATGAGCTATCAATTACAATAATAggaataataagaataatatgAGATTTAATATGCCCTGTTGATATGCATTACCCCACAGGCCTCAGTGTATGAGACATAACAGAAGAAGCAATGGCAGTCCTGCTTGTTTTCAGTCTGAACAAACTTCTACATGGTCATTCTTACTTGTTACTTTTCACATCCAGTCTTCCACCTTTTTCAGACAGAGCAActtgacaagaaaaaaaa
This Pygocentrus nattereri isolate fPygNat1 chromosome 15, fPygNat1.pri, whole genome shotgun sequence DNA region includes the following protein-coding sequences:
- the mfn1b gene encoding mitofusin-1b isoform X2, with product MDPRELSPLKHFVVAKKKINDVFEQLLGYVQEGSEFVKDTCQNDSLEQIAEKAQLEKIEAYTGKLAVIKEVLARRHMKVAFFGRTSNGKSTVINAMLRDRVLPSGIGHTTNCFLSVEGTDEDKAYLKTEGSEEEKSIKTVNQLAHALHMDESLDAGCLVKVFWPKAKCALLRDDLVLMDSPGTDVTTQLDSWIDKFCLDADVFVLVANSESTLMNTEKHFFHKVNERLSKPNIFILNNRWDASASEPEYMEDVRKQHMDRCVNFLVEELKVVDKEQAPNHIFFVSAKEVLNSRMQRAQGGALAEGFQDRLKEFQSFERTFEECISQSAVKTKFEQHTIRAKQITESVKGIMDQIHIAAAEKRVASLEEREYLMDRLEFVRNQLNLLIEDIKKKIKIVTEQVEKQVSNAMAEEICRLSVLIEEFHTDFHPSPHVLKIYKSELLNHVEKGMGKNLAFRCSDAVNASVQSSQKDMIECLQPLLPPTVQSQIHMLIPYRKFDLSYDLNCATLCADFQENIEFQFSLGWTALVSRFLGPANARRALMLIDQNLQLSATTPTGGAVAQAAPPRAPVTQGQCQAVMTQEELMMSMAANLASLTSRTSMSVVIVGGVVWRTIGWRVIALSMSLYGLLYLYERLTWTTKAKERALKKQFVDYATEKLQMIVTFTSSNCSHQVQQEIASTFARLCQQVDITQRELESEISHLTTKIQELEKVQTHSKALRHKATELEKQLENFTIQYLQPQN
- the mfn1b gene encoding mitofusin-1b isoform X1; the protein is MDPRELSPLKHFVVAKKKINDVFEQLLGYVQEGSEFVKDTCQNDSLEQIAEKAQLEKIEAYTGKLAVIKEVLARRHMKVAFFGRTSNGKSTVINAMLRDRVLPSGIGHTTNCFLSVEGTDEDKAYLKTEGSEEEKSIKTVNQLAHALHMDESLDAGCLVKVFWPKAKCALLRDDLVLMDSPGTDVTTQLDSWIDKFCLDADVFVLVANSESTLMNTEKHFFHKVNERLSKPNIFILNNRWDASASEPEYMEDVRKQHMDRCVNFLVEELKVVDKEQAPNHIFFVSAKEVLNSRMQRAQGMPETGGALAEGFQDRLKEFQSFERTFEECISQSAVKTKFEQHTIRAKQITESVKGIMDQIHIAAAEKRVASLEEREYLMDRLEFVRNQLNLLIEDIKKKIKIVTEQVEKQVSNAMAEEICRLSVLIEEFHTDFHPSPHVLKIYKSELLNHVEKGMGKNLAFRCSDAVNASVQSSQKDMIECLQPLLPPTVQSQIHMLIPYRKFDLSYDLNCATLCADFQENIEFQFSLGWTALVSRFLGPANARRALMLIDQNLQLSATTPTGGAVAQAAPPRAPVTQGQCQAVMTQEELMMSMAANLASLTSRTSMSVVIVGGVVWRTIGWRVIALSMSLYGLLYLYERLTWTTKAKERALKKQFVDYATEKLQMIVTFTSSNCSHQVQQEIASTFARLCQQVDITQRELESEISHLTTKIQELEKVQTHSKALRHKATELEKQLENFTIQYLQPQN